The Mixophyes fleayi isolate aMixFle1 chromosome 1, aMixFle1.hap1, whole genome shotgun sequence genome includes a region encoding these proteins:
- the LOC142143471 gene encoding alcohol dehydrogenase 1-like isoform X1: protein MDLKPIKCKAAVCWGPNQPLSIEEIEVAPPKCREVRIKIVATGICRSDDHVISGTINNMKFPVILGHEAAGIVESVGEGVTDLKPGDKVIPLFVPQCGKCRCCLNPESNLCYKNDIGKYNGVLLDNTSRFTCKGKVIHHFISTSTFTEYTVVDEIAVAKIHKDAPLDKVCLIGCGFSTGYGSAVNTGKVKPGSTCAVFGLGGVGLCVIIGCKVAGASRIIGVDLNSDKFAKAKEFGATECINPKDYKLPIHEVLAQMTNDGVDYAFEVVGNTTVMTSALQSSHFGCGKTVIVGVAPSTAKMTFDPLLILTGRMLVGAVFGGWKSKDDVPKLVCDYINKKFEFDGLITHNLPFDKINEGFELLRKGESIRTVLTF, encoded by the exons ccAATCAAATGTAAGGCGGCAGTATGCTGGGGACCTAATCAACCACTTAGTATTGAAGAGATTGAAGTTGCTCCACCAAAGTGCCGTGAAGTCCGCATCAAG ATCGTGGCTACTGGAATCTGCCGCTCAGATGATCATGTTATAAGTGGGACAATAAATAACATGAAATTTCCAGTAATATTAGGCCATGAAGCTGCTGGGATTGTGGAAAGTGTAGGCGAAGGAGTAACTGACCTTAAACCAG GAGACAAAGTCATCCCTCTGTTTGTTCCTCAGTGTGGAAAATGCAGATGTTGCTTAAATCCAGAGAGTAATCTATGCTACAAAAATGA TATTGGTAAATACAATGGAGTGTTATTGGACAACACCAGCAGATTTACCTGCAAGGGAAAAGTTATTCACCACTTCATCAGCACCAGCACTTTCACTGAGTACACTGTGGTGGATGAAATTGCTGTTGCTAAGATACATAAGGACGCACCTCTGGACAAAGTCTGCTTGATTGGCTGTGGTTTTTCCACAGGATATGGCTCAGCTGTGAACACTGGTAAA GTTAAGCCTGGTTCTACGTGTGCAGTATTTGGTTTAGGGGGTGTTGGCTTGTGTGTGATTATCGGATGTAAAGTAGCGGGCGCTTCCAGAATTATTGGAGTTGATTTAAACAGTGATAAATTTGCAAAGGCCAAGGAGTTTGGAGCCACTGAATGTATCAACCCAAAAGATTACAAACTTCCCATCCATGAAGTTCTGGCACAGATGACTAATGATGGAGTGGATTATGCGTTTGAGGTGGTTGGAAACACTACAGTCATG ACTTCAGCTCTTCAATCTTCTCACTTTGGCTGTGGAAAAACAGTAATTGTTGGAGTGGCTCCATCAACTGCTAAGATGACTTTTGATCCATTACTGATTCTCACTGGACGTATGTTGGTAGGAGCTGTGTTTGGAG GTTGGAAGAGCAAAGATGATGTGCCAAAACTGGTGTGTGATTATATAAATAAGAAATTTGAATTTGATGGGCTCATAACACACAACTTGCCATTTGACAAAATCAATGAAGGATTTGAACTTCTGCGTAAAGGAGAAAG TATCCGCACCGTGTTGACGTTTTGA
- the LOC142143471 gene encoding alcohol dehydrogenase 1-like isoform X2 — protein MKFPVILGHEAAGIVESVGEGVTDLKPGDKVIPLFVPQCGKCRCCLNPESNLCYKNDIGKYNGVLLDNTSRFTCKGKVIHHFISTSTFTEYTVVDEIAVAKIHKDAPLDKVCLIGCGFSTGYGSAVNTGKVKPGSTCAVFGLGGVGLCVIIGCKVAGASRIIGVDLNSDKFAKAKEFGATECINPKDYKLPIHEVLAQMTNDGVDYAFEVVGNTTVMTSALQSSHFGCGKTVIVGVAPSTAKMTFDPLLILTGRMLVGAVFGGWKSKDDVPKLVCDYINKKFEFDGLITHNLPFDKINEGFELLRKGESIRTVLTF, from the exons ATGAAATTTCCAGTAATATTAGGCCATGAAGCTGCTGGGATTGTGGAAAGTGTAGGCGAAGGAGTAACTGACCTTAAACCAG GAGACAAAGTCATCCCTCTGTTTGTTCCTCAGTGTGGAAAATGCAGATGTTGCTTAAATCCAGAGAGTAATCTATGCTACAAAAATGA TATTGGTAAATACAATGGAGTGTTATTGGACAACACCAGCAGATTTACCTGCAAGGGAAAAGTTATTCACCACTTCATCAGCACCAGCACTTTCACTGAGTACACTGTGGTGGATGAAATTGCTGTTGCTAAGATACATAAGGACGCACCTCTGGACAAAGTCTGCTTGATTGGCTGTGGTTTTTCCACAGGATATGGCTCAGCTGTGAACACTGGTAAA GTTAAGCCTGGTTCTACGTGTGCAGTATTTGGTTTAGGGGGTGTTGGCTTGTGTGTGATTATCGGATGTAAAGTAGCGGGCGCTTCCAGAATTATTGGAGTTGATTTAAACAGTGATAAATTTGCAAAGGCCAAGGAGTTTGGAGCCACTGAATGTATCAACCCAAAAGATTACAAACTTCCCATCCATGAAGTTCTGGCACAGATGACTAATGATGGAGTGGATTATGCGTTTGAGGTGGTTGGAAACACTACAGTCATG ACTTCAGCTCTTCAATCTTCTCACTTTGGCTGTGGAAAAACAGTAATTGTTGGAGTGGCTCCATCAACTGCTAAGATGACTTTTGATCCATTACTGATTCTCACTGGACGTATGTTGGTAGGAGCTGTGTTTGGAG GTTGGAAGAGCAAAGATGATGTGCCAAAACTGGTGTGTGATTATATAAATAAGAAATTTGAATTTGATGGGCTCATAACACACAACTTGCCATTTGACAAAATCAATGAAGGATTTGAACTTCTGCGTAAAGGAGAAAG TATCCGCACCGTGTTGACGTTTTGA